The following proteins are co-located in the Triplophysa dalaica isolate WHDGS20190420 chromosome 2, ASM1584641v1, whole genome shotgun sequence genome:
- the LOC130407417 gene encoding zona pellucida sperm-binding protein 3-like yields MERSTKVFGFILIISYALLCHSEPVNHRQPSLDLGSGQHAILRRPHVPRPDQNQPSLASNKLQNRIQTRGPASAPSWRAAPARAGPPSQEFVQNPIQVQSQRTNYTPVQSQMNFRPERRHEYPTQIQQKPMAGPVLQSVVKDEVVMQLVFEPNTPVPANSVVVQCGEVSVKVHAQQDFLGNRQFIDPSDLTLGGCPFVGFDDHARIVVFESVLTDCGSTLTMTEDTLVYSFALMYSSSPVPNTPIVKTNDAMVAIHCIYPRKQNVSSNALRPAWIPYAALKTGEDHLKFSLKLMTDDWKFQRPSSTYFLDNFINLEVSVVRASHVPLQVFVESCAATSGPSGNAATVYTFIENSGCMVDAKLTGSRSTFMPRIQDDKLQFQMEAFRFKQDHSGTIYITCHLRATATSSPLDSLHKACSFVLGSNSWVAASGDDHLCGCCETSCAVRKGRSLDTEEFSID; encoded by the exons ATGGAAAGAAGTACAAAGgtctttggttttattttaatcatttcataCGCATTATTGTGTCACTCTGAACCGGTGAATCACAGACAGCCATCTCTAGACCTGGGCTCGGGTCAACACGCCATCTTGAGACGTCCACATGTCCCTCGACCAGATCAAAATCAGCCTAGTTTGGCATCCAACAAGCTTCAAAATCGTATTCAAACCAGAGGACCTGCATCCGCCCCATCCTGGAGGGCCGCTCCAGCAAGGGCAGGCCCTCCGTCGCAAGAGTTTGTCCAGAACCCAATCCAAGTGCAGTCCCAGAGAACCAACTACACACCCGTGCAAAGCCAAATGAATTTCAGACCTGAGCGAAGACACGAGTATCCCACACAAATTCAACAGAAACCCATGGCAGGTCCTGTTCTCCAGTCTGTGGTGAAGGATGAGGTCGTGATGCAGTTGGTGTTTGAGCCAAATACCCCAGTGCCTGCAAACTCTGTGGTGGTTCAATGTGGAGAGGTTTCGGTCAAAGTTCACGCCCAGCAGGATTTCTTAGGAAACAGGCAGTTCATCGATCCGTCTGATCTGACGCTAGGTGGATGTCCGTTTGTTGGATTCGATGACCATGCAAGGATTGTTGTCTTTGAGTCGGTGCTAACAGATTGCGGGAGCACACTCACG ATGACTGAAGACACACtcgtgtattcttttgctttgaTGTATTCATCTTCACCTGTTCCTAACACACCCATTGTAAAGACCAACGATGCTATGGTTGCTATTCATTGCATTTACCCGAG gaaACAGAATGTGAGCAGCAATGCTTTGAGACCCGCTTGGATTCCTTacgctgcactgaaaactggagAAGACCACTTAAAGTTTTCTCTCAAGCTCATGACTG ATGACTGGAAGTTTCAGAGACCCTCCAGTACATACTTTCTGGATAATTTTATAAATCTGGAAGTGTCTGTGGTCCGCGCTAGTCACGTACCCTTGCAGGTTTTTGTGGAAAGTTGCGCGGCTACTTCGGGTCCGAGTGGGAACGCAGCCACGGTTTACACCTTCATTGAGAACAGTGG GTGCATGGTTGATGCCAAGCTGACAGGTTCCAGGTCCACGTTCATGCCCAGGATTCAAGATGACAAGTTACAATTTCAGATGGAGGCGTTCAGGTTTAAGCAAGATCACAGCGGAACG ATCTACATAACTTGTCATTTAAGAGCTACAGCGACATCTAGTCCCCTTGATTCATTGCACAAGGCCTGCTCATTTGTATTGGGATCTAACAG CTGGGTGGCTGCGAGCGGAGACGATCATTTGTGTGGTTGTTGTGAGACGAGCTGTGCTGTAAGGAAGGGAAGAAGTTTAGATACTGAAG AGTTTTCCATCGACTAG